In Ruania alkalisoli, the DNA window TTCGGCGTACAGTCCGCGGATCTCTGCTGGCGCCTCGGCGATCGTCGCCGCGTCGAGCCGCAGCTCGCCCGACCGGCCACGGCGGCGCACCCGCGGCAACTGGCAGAACAGTTCGAGGGCAAGTGGGTTCGGGTAGCGTCCGGCGATGTGCGCCGCTGTCCGCTGCTCCACCTGCGGGTAGTGGCTGCGCACGATCGCCTCGAGCGCCGCCGGGTCCAGCGCGGCGAGCGAGGCATCGACTCCGAACGGCTGCGGTGCCCGCTCACTCCGGTGGTCCAGGCGCACCACCCGGTCTCCCGCAGCGGTCAGGGCGCGCCGGACGTGCTCGTTATCCTCGGTGCGCCCCGGCCACGAAGTGGAGATCACCAGCACCGATGCGGTCCCGCTCACCAGCGATCCGAGCAGGTCGGCCAGGCCCGCGTCGGCGTCATGCAGGTCCTCGACGACGATCACCACGGGCAGCTCCGGTACGGCGAGCCGGTCAACCATTGCCGCGGTCTCGGCCACGAGATCACTGGCGGCGATTCGTTCGCTGGAGTCGAGCCGCTCCCGTCGCTCGGCCGCCGCTCGCACCCCTGCCACTCCGCGCTCGCCCAGCCACCGCACCAGCCCCAGACCCGGGATCGCTGCCCCCACCACCGCCTCGACCGCCGTGCCAGCCACCTCCATCGCCGCCTCGTCCGCCGCCGCGAAACCGAGATCCTTCAGGCCCGATCGCCATCGCCCGTGCCTGGGTGCGACGTGGCGCCAGGCGTCCTCCAGGTAGTCAGCGTGCGCCTGCAGCTGTGCGAGGTCGTGCCGCAGCGAGGCCGAGGAGACTCCACCCCGCAGTGAGCAGGCGATCCCCCACCACATGAAGGCCGGGAGGCTGCCGGGGGTGTGCTCGACCTCCGGGACGAGACGTTTGCGCCGCGCGCCCACCTCCTCGGGAACTTCCGCGCCGAAGAGATCGCCCGGCCAGTAGTGCGGCTCCGGCTGCCGATGCGCCGCCAGCTGGCGGTAGAGCTCGCGCAGCAGACGCGTCTTGCCCCAGCCAGAGGGCGCCTCGAGCGCGATCCACTGCGCCGGTTCGCCCGCCCGGATCCGGTCGTAGGCCTCGAGCAAGCCCGTCACGACGGCGGAGCGTCCTTCCCCCACGAACGCTGGCTCGGGCACGGCTCACCTCTCGATCGACCCGGGCGGTGTGCCGGGTGGCTGCCTCCTATCCTGGCCGGATCCTCGGTTGCTGTCACCGCACGGTCCACCAGGTGCGGCTAGCACCGGACGGAGCTCGAGCCTCGACTGGCTCGGCGGTGGCCCTCGAGGGTTCGCCAGCAGGTGCTGCCGCGCAACAGGCATCGCCCTCCTGGCGGCCTCTTACACTCTGCGCAAGGAGGTGCGGATGTCGGAGCGAGTACCGGACGAGATCGTCGCGCTCTTGTCTGCCCACGCCGAGGAGAATGAGCAGGAGAAGATCGCCCGCCGGCTGCGCGGGAGCAGTCGCCCGCTCGGGGTGCGGATGAAGACGGTCTTCGACCTCGCCAAGACCTACCGCGACATCGACCTGGGTGACGTGCCGCGGTTGCTGCGAGCCCCCTGGTACGAGGTGCGGATGGTCGGCGTGAGCATCCTGGACTTCCGCGCCCGCCTGCGCCTGACCGACGACCAGCGAGCCGAGCTTGCGCGGCTTTATCTCGACCATCACGACATGCTCGACACCTGGGACTTCGTCGACCGGGCAGCGCCCCGGGTGATCGGCGGCTGGCTGCTCACCCGCTCCGATCGCAGCATCCTCGACACCCTCGCCGCATCGCCCCACACCTACGAACGACGCTCGGCGATCACTGCGACGTTCTGGCTCGTCCGGCACGGCGAGGTCGCCGACGCTTTGCGCATCGCCGAGACTCTCGCCCGTGATCTGGAGCCGGATGTCACATCGTCGGTGGGTGTGGCGCTTCGCGAGGTGAGCGTGCAGGACGAGGCCGCCGTCGTGGCGTTCCTGCGCCGGTGCCGAGGTGACCTTCCTCGGCCGGCGCTACGCACCGCCGTCGGGAAACTGGACGCGACGCTGAAGGCTGAACTCACCGCACGGTGATCAGACGCGGTGATCAGAACAATGCCTGCAACCCCAGGCTCGCACCCGTGACCACCAGCCACAGCACGCCGCCGAGCACCAGCGGCGTCGGGCCGGTGCGGCGCAGCGCGGGCAGGTCGGTCGCCAGCCCGATCGCGGCCAGAGCTGCCGTGATCAGCACAGTGGAGGTCTGTGCACTCGCGGCCTGGATGTCAGTAGGGATCAGGCCCAGCGTATTCAGCGCCGCCACGGCGACGAATCCGACCAGGAACCACGGCACTAACCGCCACACCGGGCGCCTCGCAGCGGTGGGGGAATCACGGCGGGCGACCACGGCGGCCAGTACGAGGCATATCGGGATGATGGCCAGCGTCCGGCTGAGCTTGACGACCACCGCGGTGTGCGCAGCCTCGGGGGAGTAGCTGCCCGCCGCAGCGACCACTGAGGACATGTCGTTCACGGCCGTGCCCGCGAGCACCCCGAACGCCTCGTCGCTTAGTCCCAACGCGTGCCCGAGTGCGGGGAAGGCCAGCACGGCGGCGATATTGAACACGAACACGGTGCTCAGCGCGTACGCCACCGTGGCCCCGGCCGGGCGCAGCACGGGCGTGACTGCAGCGATCGCCGAGGCTCCGCAGACCGCGGTACCCACCCCGATCAGCGTGCGCAGGTCCCGGTCCACACCCAGCAGGCGCCCCAGCCCGACGGCGGCCCCCAGGCAGATCAGCAACGTTCCGATGGTCACGGGCAGGGCCTGGCTCCCGACGGCGGCTACCTCACCGAGGGAGAGGTGTACCCCGAGCAGGACGACGGCGGCCTGAAGCCCCCACCGGCTCGCGACCGGGAGTGCGGGCGCCCAGGCGTGCCGGCGGCGAGGCCCCGCCGCGGTGGCGACGATGGCGCCCGCGACCACGGCGAGCACTGGTGCACCGACCAGCGGGACCGCCCGGCCCGCCAGGGTGGCGGCAGCAGTGAGCACGGCGCAGAGGAGGACTGCGGTGAGCACCGGCCCCCTGCCCGCCCGGCCCACTATCCCCGCCGTCCCCGCCGGCCGAACGTTGAGTTGCTCGGCGTCGCGCGCCTGAACGCCGAGCAACTCAGCGTTCGCGCCAGGTGGTGGGGTCGGTGGTGCCATGCTCTCGATGCTGCCGGTGCCAACGCGCATCCACTACCTACCGGATCCCTAGATGGATATAGGCTGAAGCTATGCCGGCGCCGCACGATGTCACCCTCGACATGCTGCGCCTGCTCGTCGCGGTGGCAGATCGTGGCAGCATCTCGGCCGCTGCACGCGCCGCCGGGGTGAGTCAGCCCTCGGCCAGCGCGCGGATCAAGGACCTGGAGCGGCGCCTCGGGCTGGAGCTGGTGGAACGCCGCAGCCGGGGTGCTGAACTCACACCCGACGGAAGGGCTGTCACCGACTGGGCGCGAGCCGTCGTCGAGTCCGCTGACGTGCTGGTCACCGGAGCCCGGGCGCTCGCCTCCCAGCACGACGCGCAGCTGGTGGTCGCGGCGAGCCAGACCGTGGGGGAGTACCTCATGCCCGCGTGGTTGGCCGCCTACCGGCGCCGCAGCGAGGGGCGGCCGGTGCGGCTGCGGGTGATGAACTCCGCGGATGTCGTCGCGGCGCTGCGCTCGCGGGAGATCGACTTGGGATTCATCGAATCGCCCGCCGTGCCCTCGGACCTGGCCCGGCGGCGGGTAGGGACCGACCGGCTGGCGCTCGTGGTCGGTCCGGAGCACCCGCTGGCCCGGCGGCGCCGCCCGCTCACCCGCGACCAACTCGTCGGGATGGCGCTGGCCTCACGCGAGGACGGGTCGGGAACCAGGGATGCGCTCACGCGGGCGCTGGGGGAGCCGGTTCAGCCGGTACTCGAGCTCGACTCGAACGCCGCGGTGAAGGTGGAAGTTGCCTCGGGCGGGTATCCCGCGGTGCTCTCGGCGCTCGCGGTGGGGGCCGAGCTCGGCGACGGTCGCCTCGTGGAGATCGACGTGCCGGACGTGGATCTGCGACGGCACCTGCACGCGGTCTGGCGGCGCGGTGCCCGGCTTCCCGCGGCGGCCGAGGACTTCCTGCGGGGCGTGCTCGGCCGCTGAGCCCTGCCTGTTCGGCAGCGGGGCCTGTCTGTTTGGCTGCAGATTCTCCGCCCGCCGGTTCGGCCGCAGAGTCTCCGCCCCGAAACGGGACCGCCCTCTGGAATCGATCGTCGATCTGGCGGCAGGCCCACCCCCTCACGAAATCCGTCGTCGATCTGGTTGTCGGGAGGCGACAACCAGAACGACGAGCGATTCCTCGAGCGAGAATCAATCGTCGATCTGGCTGGCCATCAGTAGCCAGATCGACGTTTGATTTTCGAGAGGGGCGGCGTCACCGTCGCCGTCACCGTCGCCGTCACCGTCGTCGGCGCCCGACAAGGCGGCGGTCTTCGCCGAAGTGGCCCGGGTGCTGTGCCCCGGGGGCCGGCTCGCCCTGGGCCACGCAGACGTATGGCGTCAAGAGCGTGAGCCTGCTGGCCACGAAATGAGTGCTGGCCCGGGAAGGGCCAGAGTGGTGATCGACGTCAGCGAGCCATCCCGAGGAACGCCATCAGCGCTCGTTCGATCTCGACCAGGCGCTCGGTGCTCACGCGGCCCACGCGTGTGCCGACGCTGGATCGCCGCACCGTGGTGAGTTTGTCGATCATGATGTCGCTGTGCCGGGTGAGGCCCGCCTCGCCGGATCGCAACCGGAGCCGCAGCAATGGTGCATCGGTCAGGGACGTCGTTAATGGCAACACCGTCACCGAGCCGGTCTGGGCGAACGCGTCGTCCTGAACAATGAGGGCCGGCCTCGGCTTGCTCGCATACACGCCGCCCGCCACGGTCCAGATCTCGCCGCGGTTCACTCCTCGTCCCAGTCGACCGAGACCTGTTCGATGAACTCCTGATCGTCGGTGTGAGCATCTGCCTGGGCGACGAGGGCCGACTGGCGTGCTGCCTCGGCTGCGAACACCTCGCTGCGGACGTCTGGCACCCAGATCTGCACCGGCCGGTAGCCGCGCTCCCGCATGCGGCGCCGGTACTCGGACACGCGCTCCCTGACTGCCATCCTTCGATGTTACATGTTACGACCCGGGCTGGACAGTGGTTCCGTGCCCGACGGGTGCGAACGCTGGTTGTTTGCGGCACTTGGAGGCGGATGCCGCAGAACCCAGCGTCCACCCGTGGAGGCGCGCCCGGGCGTCGGGGAGGCCTGCTGCGAGGCGACGGACCGGCAACGTGAAAGAACTATTGCGAAAGATATGTTGCACGTCTACAGTCGGGGTATGCGGATCAACGACCCCGGTGCCATGCGCGCCCTCGCCCACCCCCTGAGGATCGAGCTGTTCGAGCGGCTCGCGATCGAGGGCACCGCCACGGCCAGCGAGCTCGCGGAGCTGGTTGGCTCCACGCCGGCGAACTGCTCCTTCCACTTGCGTACCCTGGCCAAGCACGGCTACATCGAGCGGGTCGAAGGTGTGACCGGCCGGGATCGCCCGTGGCGTGTGATCGATATCGAGCAGTCCTGGTCGGCGGGCGAGCGCGACGGCTCCGAACGTGACCTCGCCGGGCGCGCCCTGGAGTCCTCCTTCCTGGAGTGGGAGACCGAACGGTTGCGGCGTGCGGCCGGGCGAGCTGCGCCGTCGGGGTGGAAGAACGCATTGAGCACGACGGGTGCCACGCTCTTCCTCACTCCCGAGGAGGCCGCGCAGATCTCCGAGCGGATCGGCGAGATCGTGAACGAGTACGTGCCCCGCTGGGACCAGCCCGAACTGCGCCCCGACGGCGGCCGCCCGGTCCGCCTGTTCACGGCCACCTACCTGGTGGAACCCGCCCAGGTGGCCGAAGGCGTTGTGCCCGAAGGCGACACGACCGACAAGGACGACCAATGAAGACGCTCTTGCAGCACCGCCTCTTCCGCCGCCTGCTTGGCGGCTGGACCGTCGGCAACCTCGCCGACAGCGCCCTGTTCCTGACCCTGGCCGTGTGGGCGAAGGATCTCACCGGATCCTCCAGTGCGGCGGGACTGGTGTTCTTCGCCCTCGCGCTTCCCTCGCTGCTGGCGCCGCTGCTCGGGCTGCTCGTGGACCGGGTCCGCCGCAAGCCGCTGATCGTGACGGCGAACCTCGTGGCCGCCGGCGGCGCCGCCTCGCTGGTGCTGATCGACGGCCCGGGGATGCTGTGGCTGCTTTACGCCGTCACGCTGCTCTACGGCGCGCTCGGCGTGCTCAACGGCGCCGCCCAGTCGGGGCTGCTGCGTGACCTGCTGCCCGATGATCAGCTCGACTCGGCCAATGCGATGCTCTCTACGGTCGACAACGGTCTACGCATCCTCACCCCGGCGATCGGAGCCGGACTGTACGTGCTCTGGGGCGGCCCTGCGCTGGGCCTCGGGGTGGCCGCTCTGCTGGTGATCACCGCCGCACTGATCGCCTCGGTTCCGGTGGTCGAGTCAGATCCCGACAGCGAGCGGAGCACCTTCTGGGCGGACGCCGTCGCTGGCTTCAAGCACCTGCGCTCGGTGCCGCTGCTGCTGCGGATGGTGATCGTGGTGGCCGCCGCATTCGGGGTGATCGGGCTCTTCGACACCGTGCTGTTCGAAGTGGTCGAGCACGGGCTGGGCATGGATCCGGCGTTCTTCGGGGTGCTGATGAGCCTGCAGGGGGCCGGTGCGATCCTCGGCGGTGTGACGTCGGCGATGGTGCTGCGGCGGTGGGGCCCGGCCCGGACCGTCGGTACATCGCTGGCGGTCGTCGGGCTGGCATCGGTGGCATTCACGGTCGACGTCGTGGGACTACCCCTGCTGCCCGTGGCCGTCGTCGCGATCCTCGTGGCCGGGGCAGTGATCCCGTGGATGATGGTCGCCATGATCACCACGCGGCAGCGACTCACGCCGCCTCGGTTGCAGGGCCGCACCGCGGCGGCGACCAACATCTCGATGACGCTGCCACAGATCCTCTCGATCGCCGCCGGTGCGGCGTTGGTGACCGTGGTGGACTACCGGGTGCTGCTCATCGTCGCGGGTGTGGTGCTCGGGGCATGCTCGGTGGTGCTGCTGGCCGGGCGGGTACAGTCGACGCCAGCGGAGTCCGCCGAGGAGGAGGCGGATCCTGCTCAGAAGCCTGCGGAGCCCGCCGAGGAGTCCGATGCCACGCAAGCAGCCACCTGAGTTGGGACCAGACAGTACCGGCGCCGATGAACCGAGCGCAGACCCGCGGCCCGGCGCGCGGTTCGCCGGAGCGGGTCTGGATGACTTCGAGGCGCTCGCGGACCACGTCACTGAGGTCACGCGCGGTGTGATGATGGGCCGGCCGATGCTGCGCTTCGAGGGCACGATGATCGCCTGCCTGGACGACGGCATGCTCGGCATCCGGCTCGGCCAGGGGAGTGCGGCGTTCGCTGAGGCGATGGAACTGCCGGGTGCCACCCGCTTCGCTCCGGGGCGAGGGTCGAAGGAGTTCAAGGATTGGGCCGCCATCCCGGCCGCTCTCAGCGGCGAGTGGGCCTACTTCGTGGCGGCGGCGATCGAGGCGCACCGGGCGTGAGGTGACGCGTACCCGATAGTCGCCGAGCGCCGGGTGTCACGGATCGTCGTCTCCCGCCGTACAGGACGACGTCTGGTGGCACCTACTCGGGGGCGCCGGGGGTGCCCGGTCTGCCCGGGCCGCCTGGGGAGCGAACGGCCGGTGCGATTCGCTCCGCCCCGGCATACACGGTCAGTCGATCCCCCCGCGAGAACCCGATCAGCGTCATGCCCGACTCCTGCGCCAGCTCCACCGCCAGTGTGCTCGGTGCACTGACCGCTGCGAGCGCCTCGATTCCCGCCAGATGCGCCTTCTGCACCAGCTCGAAGGACGCCCGGCCCGAGACCTGCAGCACCGTGCTCCGTAGCGGCAACCGATCAGCCAGCAGCGCCCAGCCCACGATCTTGTCCACGGCATTGTGCCGGCCCACATCCTCCCGCAGGCACAGCAGCTCGCCGCCCGCGGTGAACACACCTGCCGCATGTGTGCCACCGGTGCGCTCGAACTGTGACTGCCCGGCGCGCAGCGCATCCGGCAAGGTGAGGAGCACCTCAGGTGAGAGGCGCGCCTGGGAGGGGTCGCCGTCGAGGGCGGCGAAGGCCGACTCCTTGGTGACCGCCTCGATCGAGGACGTCCCGCAGATGCCGCACGAGGAAGAGGTGTACACCGACCGTTCGGCACTCGCCGGTGGCGGCGCGACCCCGGGCGCGAGCGTCACGTCCACGATGTTGTAGGTCGCCTGCCCGTGCTCGTCCACGCCCGGGCCGTACGAGATCTGGGCGATCTGGTCAGTGGCGTGCACCACCGACTCGCTCACGCAGAACCCGGCTGCCAGCTCAAAGTCGTGCCCCGGCGTGCGCATGGTCACCGCGAGCGAGCGCCCGCCCACCCGGATCTCCAGCGGTTGCTCGCCTGCGAGGTATTCGGTGCGCTCCCGACGGCGTCCGTCGGCCTGGATCTGGAGCGTACGGTGCCGCGTGCTCACCCGGGCCACTACTACCTCCTGACGTTAGGCTCACGGCAACGGTACGGGAGGCACCATGGCACGAGCACCAGAGCACGGGATCGACGAGTCGGAACTCCGGGTCGGAAACCCGAAGCAATCGGCCGCCGGAGTGCCTGGCGTGCTGCACGCGATGGAATCCGCCCTGGATCAGATGGGGCCGGTGCGCACCGCGAAGACGCTGCTCGCGGTGAACCAGACCGACGGTTTCGACTGTCCCGGCTGCGCCTGGCCCGAAGCCGAGAAGCGACATACCGCAGAGTTCTGCGAAAACGGGGCCAAAGCGGTGGCCGAGGAGGCCACGAGGAGGCGCGTTCCGCCGTCGTTCTTCGCCGAGCACTCCCTTGCCGATCTCGCCGAGAGAGATGACTACTGGCTCGGCCAGCAGGGTCGCCTGACCCACCCGATGGTGCGGGAGGAGGGTGCCACCCACTACCGGCCGATCTCCTGGGACGACGCCTTCGACCTGATCGCTGAGGAGCTGGGTGCCGGCGAACCTGATCAAGCGATCTTCTACACCTCCGGCCGCACCTCCAACGAGGCGGCGTTCCTGTACCAGCTGATGGTCCGCGGCCTGGGGACGAACAACCTGCCGGACTGCTCGAACATGTGCCACGAGTCCTCCGGGGCGGCGCTCACCGAGACCATCGGCATCGGCAAGGGGTCCGTGAGTCTGGCCGATGTGGAGAACGCCGAGCTGATCCTGGTGGCCGGGCAGAACCCGGGTACGAACCATCCTCGGATGCTCTCCGCCTTGGAGAAGGCGAAGGCCCGCGGGGCGGTGATCGTTGCCATCAACCCACTGCCCGAGGCCGGGCTCGGCACGTTCCACAACCCGCAGAGCCTGCGGGGGGTGACCCGAGGCACGCGGCTGGCGGACGACTTCCTGCAGATCCGCCTCGGTGGGGACCAGGCGCTGTTCCAAGCACTCGGGGCTCTGTTGATCGAGGCCGGCGCCCTTGATCACGAATTCCTCGTCGATTCGGTTGCTGGGTTCGACGCCTACGCCGACCATGTGCGTCACCTCGACTGGGACGACGTGCTCACCGCTACCGGGCTGACCCGCGCGCAGATCGAGGCACTGGCCGACCGGCTGATCGGCTCCGACGCCACGGTGGTGTGCTGGGCGATGGGGCTCACCCAGCACCCGCACGCCGTGGCCACGCTGCGCGATGTGGTGAACGTGCTGCTCCTGCAGGGCAACATCGGCAAGCCAGGAGCGGGCGTGTGCCCGGTGCGCGGGCACTCGAACGTGCAGGGTGATCGCACCATGGGGATCTTCGAGAAGATGCCCGAGTCGTTCCTTTCGGCGTTGGATCGGGAGTTCTCCTTCATCGCGCCGCGTGAGCACGGATACGACACGGTGGCCGCGATCGAGGCGATGCGTGATGGCAAGGCGCGGCTGTTCATGGCGATGGGCGGGAACTTCCTGCGCGCCACCCCGGACACCGCGCTGACTGAGGCTGCCATGCAACGGATGGCCTTCACGGTTCAGGTATCCACGAAGCTGAACCGGTCGCACGTGATCACGGGGCGGCGGGCACTGATCCTGCCCGCGCTCGGACGTACGGACCGGGACGTGCAGGCCAGTGGTCCGCAACGGGTCACCGTGGAAGATTCCATGAGCGCGGTGCACGCCTCGTCCGGGCGGCTGGAGCCGCCGTCGGCGCACGTGCTCTCCGAGGTGAGTATCGTCTGCCGGCTCGCCGAGCGAGTGTTTCCCGACGGCGGCCCTTCCGCTGGCAACGCGAGTCGCCCCGGCGGTGTGCCTCAGGTGGACTGGCGAGCGCTGGAGGGCGACTACCGGCTGATCCGCGACCACATCTCCCGCGTGGTGCCGGGCTTCGAGGACTACGAGTCGCGCATCGACGAGCCGGGCGGGTTCGTGCTGCCGCACCCGCCGCGGGATACCCGTTCGTTCGCACTTCCTGGCGGGAGAGCGGTGATGACGGCAAACGCACTCGAGTACCCGCGGGTGCCCGAGGGCCGGTTGCTGCTGCAGACGATCCGCTCACACGATCAGTTCAACACCACCATCTACGGCAAGGACGACCGGTACCGGGGGATCACCGGCGGGCGGCGGGTGGTGTTCGTGCACGACGATGACCTCGCCGAGCGAGGGCTGGCCGATGGGGACATGGTCGACCTGATCTCCGAGTTCAACGGGACCGAACGCCGGGCGGAGGCGTTCCGCGCCGTGGCCTACCCGACCGCGCGCGGGTGCATCGCCGCCTACTTCCCGGAGACGAATGTGTTGGTTCCGGTGGACTCCTATGCCAGGACCTCCCGCACACCGGCGTCGAAGTCGGTGGTGGTGCGGCTGGAGCGCAGCCGCTAGCACAATCGCTCGTCAATCTGGTCGCTGGGCCACGCCGACGTTTCTCGTCATTGTGGCTGGGCGGCGGTCGTGGTGGTGCACCAGAGACAGCCTGGGTGACTTCCCGGACTGGCGGGACTAGCCAGATCGACGAGGACCTGCTGTGCGGTGAACGATTCGTTGAACGATGAAACTGTACGGTTTCGTTCAATTGAGGTAGCGTGCCCGCTATGACGCGATCTGTCGTGCCCCCTTCCGCGCCCGGCTCCGCCCGATCCCGCCGATCCCGCGAGACGCTGACCGTCGCTGCCACGGCTGCGCTGGCGGGAGCCCTGCTGACGGCGCCGGCCAGCGACGCGGTCGCCGAGACTGTTGTCTCCCAATCCTCGGCGGAGGGGATCGCGCTGGCCGGAGGTGCCGCCGATTCGGCGACAGTCGACGTGACAGGCGCGAGCGGTTCGATCCGTTCGGTCGAGATCCGAGTTTCGGACCTGGCCCATTCCAACCCGGGCGACCTCGAGATGAGCCTGACGTCACCGGCCGGCACCCAGATCGGGCTCCTGGGATCCTGTTCAGGGAGCTTCGAAGTCACAGAACTCGACCTGCGCTTCGCTGCTAAGGGCACGCCGCTCACCGAGTACGCCTTCCTCCACACCGCAATCCAGCCCATCGCCCCCACCGCCTGCACTGGAACTCTGCCCACCGATCTGACCGCCCTCGTCGACGAGGACCCGAACGGCACCTGGACCCTCACTGCGCAGTCGGCGGCCGCCACCGGATCGATCGAGAGCTGGACGCTCGATCTCGTCACCGGCGAGGCGCCACGGATCGCCTACACCACCGGGCTCGACAACCCGCTCGTCGTCGACGCCTCGGCCTCACTGCTCTACCACCGTCCCACCCTGACCGCGCCATTCACGGTCACCGCGCCACCCAGCCACGGCAGCCTCAGTCTCGACGTCAGCGCTGGCGGCTTCACCTACGCCCCGGACGCTGGGTACTCCGGCCCCGATGTGTTCAGCGGCACTGACTCCGATGGGACCCCGTTCACCGTCGACCTCACAGTCGCACCCTCTGGGGTCGAGGGCGGCACCACCCGGATCGCGGCCTCGACCACCCCGTTCGAGCTCGGGGTGGGGGGCTCGATCGG includes these proteins:
- a CDS encoding type II toxin-antitoxin system PemK/MazF family toxin — encoded protein: MNRGEIWTVAGGVYASKPRPALIVQDDAFAQTGSVTVLPLTTSLTDAPLLRLRLRSGEAGLTRHSDIMIDKLTTVRRSSVGTRVGRVSTERLVEIERALMAFLGMAR
- a CDS encoding DNA alkylation repair protein codes for the protein MSERVPDEIVALLSAHAEENEQEKIARRLRGSSRPLGVRMKTVFDLAKTYRDIDLGDVPRLLRAPWYEVRMVGVSILDFRARLRLTDDQRAELARLYLDHHDMLDTWDFVDRAAPRVIGGWLLTRSDRSILDTLAASPHTYERRSAITATFWLVRHGEVADALRIAETLARDLEPDVTSSVGVALREVSVQDEAAVVAFLRRCRGDLPRPALRTAVGKLDATLKAELTAR
- a CDS encoding winged helix-turn-helix domain-containing protein, yielding MRINDPGAMRALAHPLRIELFERLAIEGTATASELAELVGSTPANCSFHLRTLAKHGYIERVEGVTGRDRPWRVIDIEQSWSAGERDGSERDLAGRALESSFLEWETERLRRAAGRAAPSGWKNALSTTGATLFLTPEEAAQISERIGEIVNEYVPRWDQPELRPDGGRPVRLFTATYLVEPAQVAEGVVPEGDTTDKDDQ
- a CDS encoding LysR family transcriptional regulator; translation: MPAPHDVTLDMLRLLVAVADRGSISAAARAAGVSQPSASARIKDLERRLGLELVERRSRGAELTPDGRAVTDWARAVVESADVLVTGARALASQHDAQLVVAASQTVGEYLMPAWLAAYRRRSEGRPVRLRVMNSADVVAALRSREIDLGFIESPAVPSDLARRRVGTDRLALVVGPEHPLARRRRPLTRDQLVGMALASREDGSGTRDALTRALGEPVQPVLELDSNAAVKVEVASGGYPAVLSALAVGAELGDGRLVEIDVPDVDLRRHLHAVWRRGARLPAAAEDFLRGVLGR
- the fdhD gene encoding formate dehydrogenase accessory sulfurtransferase FdhD, giving the protein MSTRHRTLQIQADGRRRERTEYLAGEQPLEIRVGGRSLAVTMRTPGHDFELAAGFCVSESVVHATDQIAQISYGPGVDEHGQATYNIVDVTLAPGVAPPPASAERSVYTSSSCGICGTSSIEAVTKESAFAALDGDPSQARLSPEVLLTLPDALRAGQSQFERTGGTHAAGVFTAGGELLCLREDVGRHNAVDKIVGWALLADRLPLRSTVLQVSGRASFELVQKAHLAGIEALAAVSAPSTLAVELAQESGMTLIGFSRGDRLTVYAGAERIAPAVRSPGGPGRPGTPGAPE
- a CDS encoding YeiH family protein, with protein sequence MAPPTPPPGANAELLGVQARDAEQLNVRPAGTAGIVGRAGRGPVLTAVLLCAVLTAAATLAGRAVPLVGAPVLAVVAGAIVATAAGPRRRHAWAPALPVASRWGLQAAVVLLGVHLSLGEVAAVGSQALPVTIGTLLICLGAAVGLGRLLGVDRDLRTLIGVGTAVCGASAIAAVTPVLRPAGATVAYALSTVFVFNIAAVLAFPALGHALGLSDEAFGVLAGTAVNDMSSVVAAAGSYSPEAAHTAVVVKLSRTLAIIPICLVLAAVVARRDSPTAARRPVWRLVPWFLVGFVAVAALNTLGLIPTDIQAASAQTSTVLITAALAAIGLATDLPALRRTGPTPLVLGGVLWLVVTGASLGLQALF
- a CDS encoding antitoxin MazE-like protein is translated as MAVRERVSEYRRRMRERGYRPVQIWVPDVRSEVFAAEAARQSALVAQADAHTDDQEFIEQVSVDWDEE
- a CDS encoding MFS transporter, whose protein sequence is MKTLLQHRLFRRLLGGWTVGNLADSALFLTLAVWAKDLTGSSSAAGLVFFALALPSLLAPLLGLLVDRVRRKPLIVTANLVAAGGAASLVLIDGPGMLWLLYAVTLLYGALGVLNGAAQSGLLRDLLPDDQLDSANAMLSTVDNGLRILTPAIGAGLYVLWGGPALGLGVAALLVITAALIASVPVVESDPDSERSTFWADAVAGFKHLRSVPLLLRMVIVVAAAFGVIGLFDTVLFEVVEHGLGMDPAFFGVLMSLQGAGAILGGVTSAMVLRRWGPARTVGTSLAVVGLASVAFTVDVVGLPLLPVAVVAILVAGAVIPWMMVAMITTRQRLTPPRLQGRTAAATNISMTLPQILSIAAGAALVTVVDYRVLLIVAGVVLGACSVVLLAGRVQSTPAESAEEEADPAQKPAEPAEESDATQAAT
- a CDS encoding FdhF/YdeP family oxidoreductase, which gives rise to MARAPEHGIDESELRVGNPKQSAAGVPGVLHAMESALDQMGPVRTAKTLLAVNQTDGFDCPGCAWPEAEKRHTAEFCENGAKAVAEEATRRRVPPSFFAEHSLADLAERDDYWLGQQGRLTHPMVREEGATHYRPISWDDAFDLIAEELGAGEPDQAIFYTSGRTSNEAAFLYQLMVRGLGTNNLPDCSNMCHESSGAALTETIGIGKGSVSLADVENAELILVAGQNPGTNHPRMLSALEKAKARGAVIVAINPLPEAGLGTFHNPQSLRGVTRGTRLADDFLQIRLGGDQALFQALGALLIEAGALDHEFLVDSVAGFDAYADHVRHLDWDDVLTATGLTRAQIEALADRLIGSDATVVCWAMGLTQHPHAVATLRDVVNVLLLQGNIGKPGAGVCPVRGHSNVQGDRTMGIFEKMPESFLSALDREFSFIAPREHGYDTVAAIEAMRDGKARLFMAMGGNFLRATPDTALTEAAMQRMAFTVQVSTKLNRSHVITGRRALILPALGRTDRDVQASGPQRVTVEDSMSAVHASSGRLEPPSAHVLSEVSIVCRLAERVFPDGGPSAGNASRPGGVPQVDWRALEGDYRLIRDHISRVVPGFEDYESRIDEPGGFVLPHPPRDTRSFALPGGRAVMTANALEYPRVPEGRLLLQTIRSHDQFNTTIYGKDDRYRGITGGRRVVFVHDDDLAERGLADGDMVDLISEFNGTERRAEAFRAVAYPTARGCIAAYFPETNVLVPVDSYARTSRTPASKSVVVRLERSR